A window of Periplaneta americana isolate PAMFEO1 chromosome 7, P.americana_PAMFEO1_priV1, whole genome shotgun sequence contains these coding sequences:
- the Sbat gene encoding N-alpha-acetyltransferase 38-A, NatC auxiliary subunit produces the protein MSMYVNPPSECVSVVESPADSDVEKECKVKTATCTEPVTPGKQKLSSWLNKNFKIEMTDGRVLIGVFLCTDRDGNVILGSCSEYLKPEENGTIEEPRVLGLVMVPGRHIVSIHLDDITTHYSGEVM, from the exons ATGAGTATGTATGTAAATCCACCTTCGGAATGTGTATCAGTCGTGGAGTCTCCTGCCGACAGTGATGTAGAGAAAGAATGTAAAGTGAAG ACTGCTACATGTACTGAACCTGTAACACCGGGGAAACAGAAGCTAAGCAGCTGGTTGAACAAGAACTTCAAAATAGAAATGACTGACGGACGTGTTCTCATTGGAGTGTTTCTTTGTACTGATCGTGATGGAAATGTCATTCTCGGATCATGCAGTGAATACTTGAAACCAGAAG AAAATGGTACCATTGAGGAACCCAGAGTTTTAGGCCTGGTAATGGTTCCAGGAAGACACATTGTATCAATACACTTGGATGATATTACTACTCATTACAGTGGAGAAGTTATGTGA